One genomic window of Cricetulus griseus strain 17A/GY chromosome 3, alternate assembly CriGri-PICRH-1.0, whole genome shotgun sequence includes the following:
- the Sprn gene encoding shadow of prion protein, which translates to MNWTAATCWALLLAAAFLCDSCSAKGGRGGARGSARGVRGGARGASRVRVRPAPRYGSSLRVAAAGAAAGAAAGVAAGLATGPGWRRTSGPGELGLEDDENRATEGNGTDRGVYSYWAWTSGSGSTPSPRICLLLGGTLGALELLWP; encoded by the coding sequence ATGAACTGGACTGCTGCCACGTGCTGGGCTCTGCTGCTGGCCGCCGCCTTCCTCTGTGACAGCTGTTCGGCCAAGGGTGGCCGCGGAGGCGCTCGAGGCAGCGCCCGCGGGGTACGCGGAGGCGCGCGCGGGGCATCAAGAGTGCGCGTGCGGCCAGCACCCCGCTACGGCTCCTCTCTGCGTGTGGCGGCTGCAGGGGCAGCCGCAGGGGCTGCGGCGGGTGTGGCTGCGGGCCTTGCCACCGGCCCTGGCTGGAGAAGAACCTCGGGGCCTGGAGAGCTAGGCCTGGAGGACGATGAGAACAGGGCAACTGAAGGCAACGGAACTGACAGAGGAGTCTACAGCTACTGGGCTTGGACTTCGGGCTCTGGGTCCACGCCCAGCCCACGTATCTGCCTACTTCTGGGCGGCACCCTTGGTGCCTTAGAACTACTTTGGCCCTAG